Genomic window (Halococcus saccharolyticus DSM 5350):
GGCTGATCGCACGGGCGGTCGACGCGGCGCGCGATCGGGAACCACAGCGGGACGAGTAGCGGTCCCGGATGGTAGCCGAGCAAAAGCACCGGAAATGCACGCCCAGCGGCCGGTCGGGGAGGATATTTACCGTTCGAGACCGTACTGTAGATCGTTGACAGCCGCCGCTGTCGACGAGTCCCCATGCCAGAGTGTGACTACTGCGGCGCGCACGTCTCGGACCGGTTCGAGCGCGTCTTCGCCGACGAACACGGCCGGATCTTCGCGTGTCCCGGCTGTGCGGCGAACGCGGGCATCGCCGAGGCGGCCAAGGAACGAGCGAAAAACGCCTGACTGTGGCCCTCCAAGCGGATCGCGTGTCCCATCACGTCTACGTGATCGAGTGTGACGACGGGAGCCTCTACACCGGCTATACCACCGATGTCGGCAGGCGCGTGCGTGAACACAACGCGGGCGAGGGCGCGAAGTACACCCGCGGCCGGACGCCGGTCGAACTCCGCCACGTCGAGACGTTC
Coding sequences:
- a CDS encoding GIY-YIG nuclease family protein; protein product: MSHHVYVIECDDGSLYTGYTTDVGRRVREHNAGEGAKYTRGRTPVELRHVETFAEKGAALSREHAIKRLSRAAKESLLGE
- a CDS encoding DUF7563 family protein, which translates into the protein MPECDYCGAHVSDRFERVFADEHGRIFACPGCAANAGIAEAAKERAKNA